The following proteins are co-located in the Gorilla gorilla gorilla isolate KB3781 chromosome 7, NHGRI_mGorGor1-v2.1_pri, whole genome shotgun sequence genome:
- the NDUFAF6 gene encoding NADH dehydrogenase (ubiquinone) complex I, assembly factor 6 isoform X5: MKIIDEREKNLDDKAYRNIKELENYAENTQSSLLYLTLEILGIKDLHADHAASHIGKAQGIVTCLRATPYHGSRRKVFLPMDICMLHGVSQEDFLRRNQDKNVRDVIYDIASQAHLHLKHARSFHKSVPVKAFPAFLQTVSLEDFLKKIQRVDFDIFHPSLQQKNTLLPLYLYIQSWRKTY, translated from the exons GAAAAAAATCTGGATGACAAAGCATATCGTAATATCAAGGAACTGGAAAATTATGCTGAAAACACACAGAGCTCTCTTCTTTACTTAACACTAGAAATATTGG GTATAAAGGATCTTCATGCAGATCATGCTGCAAGTCATATTGGAAAAGCACAAGGCATTGTCACTTGCTTGAGAGCAACACCATATCATGGGAGCAGAAGAAAGGTGTTCCTTCCCATGGATATTTGTATGCTG CATGGTGTTTCACAAGAGGACTTTCTACGGAGGAACCAAGATAAAAATGTGAGAGATGTAATATATGACATTGCCAGTCAGGCACACTTGCACCTAAAGCAT gCTAGGTCGTTTCACAAAAGTGTTCCTGTGAAAGCATTTCCTGCTTTTCTTCAGACG GTTTCTCTAGAGGACTTTCTAAAGAAAATTCAGCGAGTGGATTTTGATATATTCCACCCATCTTTACAGCAGAAGAATACATTACTTccattatatttgtatattcagtCATGgagaaaaacatattaa